Part of the Citrus sinensis cultivar Valencia sweet orange chromosome 2, DVS_A1.0, whole genome shotgun sequence genome, GAAAATATAGTTACAGAAATTCTCATCATAGTGCGATCCTTTGAGATgcattctaatttttttttttcattatatattaCAATATTCACACTTCAAGGTGAAATTTTAacaccaaaaatacaaaacctTGTAATTCTTGTCCaacataaagaaaaatagcATCAAGACAAAATCATTGTTGATGGATGGCTAATTGCATcaagaaaataagtaaaaaatgaataaagatacaattttcaaatgtccataatataaattattcgAAATATAAACTACCAAATGATTATGAAGTTAGATAAATTAAGATATTAGAAATATCGAATGTCAATAAACTTTCACACCTTTGTCCAGAGATACCGTTACAGAGCAGacgagagagagaagaaattaaaaccccAGTCATAGGGTAAGCTTACTATACATTTTATGTAAGAAACATAACTGATATGActatttaattgatgtaagtGCAACACGTGTTAATTTGGGAGGAGTAATAAAAACTTGTTGAAACCGGATGGAAACCGGTTGCAAAATGGGTCAACGGTAAAGTCAATCCCATGCGTTTATCATTACAGCCGGTTGAAGGTAAGGTGGTAATcactgaaaattttgaaaagaaaggaaaaattggaaagagaaaaaaatttacgcGACTTTTGAAAGAGGATTATTGAAGAAGCAACAGCTCGCTGCTGCAACTAAATAtgcaaaaatttcatataGCTTTATATTTGATTGTATTGAACAAAGGCTGAAAAtcgagggggaaaaaaatggtttCAGAGTTCTGTCCGTTACTAGTACATGGAGAAATGACGGGGAGCTGCAGTTTCACAGGTTAGAgagtgtttgaaaaatttataatatatttcgTTATTTTTTTCCGTTGGAATAATGAACTTGTAATATCAGCGATTAATTTATCCTGCTTGAAAGTCTTAAATGGACCATATTCATCAAGTGTTCGATGAAATGTCTGAATAGCGTTAGCCCGGAAATATTTGGCTAAAATTGATGAATATATTTGGTTAATATGATGAATATATGTGAGGTTTGTATGCTGGTGATTGATTCTTCTGCTGCTGTTGGATTCTTCTGCTGAGTATTTGTAGtttggtttatttattaatacaaaTGAGGGTTGTATGCCGCTGCTAGCTTCTGCTGCTGTGCATCTGTACTTTGGTTTGTTTAGTATCTCTGTTTTGAGTTGTTATTCAGAGCCACCATGAATCATGTTACGTTGTAGTTCCCTGAGAATGAAGGAAAGAAGCTAAATTACCttcttaatttcatttttccataacaatattttctcttcttttgggTTCTgtagaattaataattttctcctttCCTTTTATCCTGCTCTCTCTGTTTTGGCAGAGTACGATGAATATATAGGAGTTATATAGAATATATTCTATTCTGTacaatattttccttttattcgCGGTGCCATTCTTTGTAATTGTATTTGTGCAGTTCGTACAATTCAATGCAATGCCTGCAATATCTGTAATTCAAAACTAGAATATATTAATCAGTTAACAAATTGAAACCTTGAAGTCCTTGCTAAATTAAgggaaaaagtttaaattttggcTTTGTTATTAGCATTTACAGAAATGGAGCTTcagaatattttgtttatttagatTAGGGATGCAATAAGAAGCAAGAGTGGGTGCAGTGCTGACAGAGCGCCAATAATCTTTTGATACTTTAGTTAGTTTTGCTCTGAAGTTACATGATCCATCACCATTTATGACACCTAAGAATGAAAGAAGAGGTGCATCTTGGAACAAATGCAGAATTGGAGAAGGTGAGAAAAAAACTCCAACAATGACGTTGGCCATTGCATATTTcgtgaaatttttttgttattatcttGGTTGATATGTAATTTGACGGAACTTTTGGTTAATGTCAAATGTAGATGTGTCAGTGCAACAATTAGGAAGTTTGTGGGTTGCGTCCCAGCCCCAGGAGGCAAAGttggtaattatttattcaaagagaaaaaaaattgcagaaCTAGATGCACAGAATGGAAGAAGGCAGCATGGGAAATGATGTTTTTACGTTTATGTGTGTATATTGTAGAActtgtatatgtatataaagctttgttatgttttacccgatatgtaaataaaacataGAGCTTCTTAtgttatgtttgttaatttaagCAATTTTTTTGGTCAATTAGAAGTgttataaaactataaatgTATGTGTTAGTGTAACTTGAAATTTatcaacaatatatatatatatatattgtaataGTTTTTAGGTGCGATTCGATTGAATTAGGGAGTAgatgctttaataattatttcaaatgttaTATAAGTATGAAATGCGAAAATAagacttaaaaatattatacttCCTTTAATATCTTCTTGGACTACACTGTGTAATTCGTAATTTCTGCCACATTCCAGCGCCTGTAGCTTCGATTTTATGGGGCtgcaatttttttggtttccctaattttttatatgaaaaaatgaaataggaATTTGGTTATCTCATTTGCTGCTTCTGTTGCTTTCCACTTTCAAAACCTAATTACTATACTTTCTGTCTTCAATTTTCTGGATTTTCCAGCGACCACTCATCACTTATCATTTCCATCTAAAATTGTCTTTTCCGACTAATCCCTTAGCTTGCTTTTTTCGACAACCGTTTTAGCAGGTAgccattcttttgtttttaaaaatgaatttccaACCACTACCTGAACCTAATTTTACGTTATGTTTCACCACACCTGTTGGATCTGCAAATTGAAGAATCCAACGATTCATGTTCTCGGAATGTTACTTACATCAAATGTAAGTTAAGCGTTGCCCCAGTCATAAGCTTCTCTATGTCTTTCGCAAATGAATGTCATCTTACAGCTTTAGAGACCGTACGGCTTTAGCATGGGAAATTCAAAAGAGGGCAAGTAAGGAAGGAAATTTGGGGAATAAGATTATGATAAATTTGGAGACATGTCTGCAATATCACTGGCTGTGGCAATTAAGTactttttttgggggggtgggggggggggggaataaAAGACACTTCAATTGACAAAGGTTACTAATGTAACAAAGGCatctaatataatttatctCTGCCCAAATGAATTTAGATTTGTCTCGAAATTCTAATTTCAGTGATCAgttggataaaattatttgaatgaaaatCACTCCACTGTATCTTTTGgggaaaaaatttattaatctatTTATCACCATCAATGTGTTGACAAGACATtggaatattttaaaaatgtttcaCAAATATTGACATGGTTAagcattttatcatttgctgTTTCAAAACAGTCTAGGTACGAaggaaaagccaaaaaaaagaaaaaaaaaatgatgagaaTCATAAGATTTAATGCAGAATCCGTTGTAAATGAGAGTTTCATCTTTAGAACTTACAACTGTCAGGCATGTCCTCGGTTTCTTAGTTGAAAGGACAGTTGAAGAAATTATCCTATCAAAGACAAAGGTTAGCTCTTTGGATTGTGATCTTGCTGGGAAAAATCCAGTAACACTGGGGATGTCGCTGATTGCCTACAATCATCAGCAGATCAGCGCAGGGCAGGCCAACACCGTGAAACGAGTAGGTACACTTTCCCCTTTTCTccatgaaaaagaaatcagcTTTGTCTCAAGAAAAACGAGTAGGTACACTATCAAGGATATCACCTTTTACATTCGCTTTCTACGAGAGCAGTAATGTTATAAACACAAAGTAGGAGTACAAAAACAATGCTATAAAGTTTGAATGAATACAGCACCGATCCTAAGCGTGTAATTTAACTACAAAGCACCAAATGAGGGCGATAGTATGTACCACGTCATATGAATGCAAGATATAATCCGCGATttctaatttctttgtttataaACACACAGTCCTCCGCAGAGAAAAACCAAGAATTACATTATGCACAAAAGCTACATGCAAAGAATGGAAAGTAAACAAGAATTGAGAATCACATTATATGAACGatcaaagtaaaaaataactGCAACATATGTTGTTGAGTGGAATCTACCATCCCAGAGATCTGTCAAAAAGTGCAACAAGAGAATTATCACCTGCGGTTCATTCAAAAGCATCGGTACATCGAAGTTGCTTTGCTACAAATAGCTGACAAACAGAAGCTCACCTTCTCAAAGCAGGCATCAAGTTGTACTGATACCCTGTTGTGCCTTGAGGACCATCTCCTCAGTGGTGGTCCCAATGATCTCGTTAGCACGTTTCAGCCCGACGCAGTAATACCGGCCGATAGTATCCTATATTTGAAGATTGTTCTATAGTTAGAAGAAATGCCAAATGAATGAACTTACTTGACCTTAATGTAAAATGTTATCACATGATGTAATCAACTTCTGTTATCCACCACTACATGCACCACAAGCCTTCTGGAATATGCAAAGACAAAAAGACGGGATGCTATCCATGATGAGTAATATGAGGAACTCCGGTGAGTCTCACCCGAGCAACAATGCCCAACTTCTCTAACTTATGAACAGCATCATCCACATCAAAGTTACAGCTCTCACCAAACTCTTCTTTAATTAGCTCCTCACACCGCAGATCCAGATCCTATTTCACATTATCACAAAGTCAAACATCAGAAATGATACAAGTGGTGTACAGTAAACAACAAATACCCAGCAATGACTAATTGTTTTGCATACCTGTCTTGTTGCCTTGCCCTGTTCCATCAATATAAAGAATGAAATGATCACCTCTTTGACCTGCGCAATTACAACTTATGGTAAGCAGTTGATGAGATGTAAGTAGATACAATGTGTCCCCAAATTaaaccaatcttttaaaatataccaaaataaattaattactgcTTAAACACTTAAcaatgtcaaaattgaaaacattacatcaaagttaaaatattatcatgtCAGATCTCTAACAAAGATTTGGATGGCTTGTCAAACAGTCAAAGATTTCAAACTACTATTGACAAAGAGGTCAAACTGCATAAAGCCAATGAATGAATAAAGAACTTTTGTGTACAGATATTCATCTATAAAACAATTCCatcaataaaaacaattaatgatcACCAAGGAAATATGAACTAGGACATATTTGATAGTTCTAAAGATTTCATCAAGCTCAATACTTACTTCTTGTTGAATCACATCATCGCACAAGTGAAGAAGGGTACCCTTTCCACTATCTAGCTGTTTGTCATACATGGACTGTGTGATCATATTCTGATATGCAGCCATGTTTTGCTGAAACCTGCAGCCAGTAGAAGAAACAATCAAACAATTGCCAAATTAGCAGATGACTCAAGTCAAGAAATAACTACTGGACGAACTGAGTCGCCTGATTATCCACACATACAGCCAGTCAATGCCCAGGAGAGAAATGAGAATAGTCAACTTCAATGATCAGTTTGTGGCCAAATTTTCCATTACCTTATGATATTCACATTATAGATAATACATTAACAGACAGAATATGAATTCTTTCCTTCCCATTCCCAATTTTTACTATAATGGACACGTTCACATGTATCAATAAGCCgcaaaatataaagagaagaaagagagcTCCAAagtttgatattttctttctcttttcttctaGGGGATCGTTGTAGGAACTCACGTGAAGTATGTCTTAGCACAGTAACCAATCACCGTGGAAAGGATTGCCATGCCAACCCAAAGATCAATTTCATGCAGTTGGGCAGAAGTAATCACGGCAACCTGTCGGTAAGatacataaattatttgaataagatgGAGGATAgacaaaagataaaacaatCACCAAAGAACTAATTGCTAAACTGACCAGTCCAACCACAGCGGAGACAAGGAACTTGACCCAATCTAATGGTGTTAATCctggatttttcttttcaggcTGTTAAAGGCATAGAGAAAAGAGTCCTCATATGAGATCGTAGCTTTTGCAGGCTTGTTGATAAAAGAAGAGACTACACAAGATTAATAAAcaagacagagagagagagagaaagaggcAGCTAAAACAACTTACAAGAACTATTTCCATATCAgccattggaatatttctaaaatgttTGAGATATACTCCCCGTTCTGCTTTGGATTTGGTACTTGCTTGCCTTTACAATGACCATTATTGTTAGATGTCGCTAATCATCTTTCATAATGGTTTCAGAACAGTCATCAGAGgcatcaatttaaaaaaacattcAAGGTACTCTttcagaaaaagaaagaacaagtaAATGTGCATTCAATGGGCCATTAGAGTAGCAACCATAAACTCTCTATGCATCTTGTCTCAATGtactctcaattttttttgctaaaAGGATTTCATCCCGCATCAAGAAACAAATTGATCACAAGaaccttatttgttcaacAGTCACCATCAAAATGTTCAACTTTGCAATAACACTCACCACCAATAGGTTGCATGTCAATAGAACAATATTCTGAAAGTTAATAgcgaaaaataaaattaaacaagataGAAGAAATGAAAGGACCTGTAAAGAACAATTATCCTGTCAAAGGTGGGCTCTTGGATTGTGACCTTGCCCAGCAAATTGCGAAAACTGGGAGAGCAGAATAACAATGTCAATGACCAGTGATACTTAACCAGAAACTTTTTGTTACAATAGAAACATCCAATCAACTGACtcataaaaacaaattcagaGTATTCAAGACAAAATTAGACAATTTCTAAGTTAGCAGGATAAATTCAGATACAAATAactgaaattttagaattcaaaCAATAAGTCTATCTGAAGTTTGTTCTACGAACCTCCTGAAATGGCATGCAACATAACCAAGATAAGCGCACAGAACTATGTAGCAGAAAAAATACAATCCTATAGTAACAACACTACCATGCTGTAATTTACAACCTTAGTTCCATATTTTCAAGTCGATGTCGTTCAACGGATAGATCATTCTGCTCTGTTTCAGAGTTAATTTCATCATCCTTCTTTGGGTCTGGTTTATGTCGTCTTTTAGATCTTCTGGACAAAAGTTTTTCTAGCCTGCAAGCACCATAACCTTAGAAAAGATTAGAGAGGAAAAGCATAAAGCAGGTCAAACTTATAAGTACGGGAATAAGAAAAACGCTTTTGAGCCATTCCAATGCTAAACTATCTTTTTAACCTAGAAGTTCAGAGTTTAgaaaccataaaaattaaccaacTGCCATTTGGCCAGGATTTGCTCAAGCCAGCTGATTATATCAATTtcgaagaaaaaaaaaagaaaaagctaaaTCCGATATGTCAATTTTATTGAACAATATGCAGCAAAAAAGGTTAGAATGACAAAAAATGCTTTCAATTGCACAAATTGACTTGTGTGTAGTCAAATATTGTATATTCAGCAAAATCCACCAATGAGACAATTTCAGTCCAGAAATATACTAACCCTGTTCGTCTCATGAGAAATGACCAAAACTGACCAATAAGCATGTCCACTTTCTCCATGAAAAAGTAATCAGTTGTCTGATCAACTCCAATACCGCGCCGAAAGATCACATACTACAGATAAAACCACAGTACAATTCAGCTTTCTTCAAGTCTATCGTTTAGACCAAAGTTCAGAACCAAGTTATTAATTGTCACATTAATTTTCAACGTCGATGCTTGTTCAATTTTTGAAGAAATGAAGGAACTGAATATAAAGAAATCCCTAAAATACAGGATCTCCCAACTGTTGAACTTCTTTGATGTTGACAAGTGGGCTGTGATATCTTGTCAAAGAAAACATCAAATTTATCCCTACTTTAAATCTTCATGCTTAATCCAATGAAGCATACATTCTAAGCATAATCAGACAGCGAGGTTGAGAACAAAAgtatatttaagaaatttaaataatgcaGACAACACTACTTTAACATATTATGCATGCGTGGGGAACACATTTTAAGGACATATGCAAAATAAACCTAGTATAAACATTTTACGGACATGTAAAATTAACCTAGTATAGccaatttaaaatctttaaggAAGCAACTCCAAACTCAAAAGTATCATACAAATTTAGGCTCCATTGGGTTTTGTGGTGTTGTGGCTTTAAACCACAGTTGCTACAAATAAAAGCTATAGccatgaaataaaagttgatagTATTTGGAAAATACGActtataaatcataattttgacGAAATTactaaaggaaaaatagatttttcacCAAAAAACTGTGGGGTAAAATTACTTAACTTCCAAACTACAATTGCatatgtttaccaaacaccttAGAGCTGGGGTCTTCCCTCAATCAACAGTATATTCCCAAGCAGACAACCACATCACAAAAGGAATTTCATACAACTCAAAACCTTCAGTGCTAAACTTAGCGGAATACCTTATCAGCAAAGTCTGGAAGATGGTCGTGGTGATGCTCTTCAAAATATCTCTTCAAAAGCTTCTTGTCAAGCTACATTCGCCAAAAAGGGCACATTGAGATCAGCTTAAAAGCTCAGGAAAGCACTTAAAGATGTGCACCTTGAGACTTAGAGCATGTTTATTTATGTGCATCACCATGAAATGGAACTTTTCCAACAAAATTGTGATTACAAACCTTAGATTCATTGACAGTGATTGGAAGATGTAAAAGATACTGCCCTGAAAGTGCAACATCAATTTCTTCATCGGTTGTTATTTTGAAGTTGCTCTTGTCCATTACCTGCATAAAAGGAAAGTATGAAAACATTACAAAATGGCTTATTGGTGATTTGAAAAGTTGCATGCATATCCTCATTATAGTTATTACTATTAGTTTCCTAcaagaaacaagaaattttattagacCATACATTAGCAGTGTCAGGTTAGAGAtctcaatattattttttcagaaCTTCAATGTTACTTTGTCAAATTAAGTAAATACTATCAACATTTGCCAAAGGTATTAAGTTCACAAGTTTCAGCAACCAGCCAAATccataaaacaaattttaaccTAAGCTTGCCTctttttacaacaaaagatTACCGAATTATTCACCCAATACCTAACTTAAATTCTTATGTTACATATACTATCCTACAAATACAATTGCCATTCTCCTTCATTTCCATCTGTTTGCGCCCCTCATTTCCCAAAGGGTTGCACCTGGTCTCGCGCATCCTCATTCCCAGGATATAATGATTTATTCCAGAGGAGGAATATGCAGAACAAACCCTCAAGAATCCAACTAATTAATTCCGCAAAAAAGACAGCTGGAAACCAGAATgataacaataaaatccagAATTTTTACCTGGAATCACATCATGAGACCAAACCACGATGAAGCACAAAATGGGTATCATACCCAAAACAGTGTGCTAGCTTCATAAAGGCACAATGACATGTGTAGCTAGGCAGAAAGGGATGACAGAAGCCCTTGGAAATAGGAATCAGGACAAGCCCCAATTCCACATCACCAAAGAAATGCCTATAAATAAAGAACCACAACATTGCATAGGGGTCTTTTGCCAGATTTAGAAATTCACAAAGAAAGTCGAAACCCCTGTCTCTGTCCTTATTTCTTACTTCGATATCTTGCCTTTGAACAACCCACTGACTTGGGCGTCATAGTACTGGTCACAGGTACCCCACTCCTAGTCATCAATATACAGCTTGAAGAAAGTTATCCACAATCAACCCTCTCTCAGTAAGGTAAAAACTTAATCCCTCACCATCAAACTCCAATACCAAATAAAAAGGCATTTAACAATCAGAAAGCAACTAAATTTTCCTCACACTAAGCTAGCTACCTCCAAAGATTTAAGATATGGTCATTCTCTAGGTCAAGGGTTACTCCATGCACCTTTGCCTTGCCTCCTGCCCATTTGTTGTATGTTAAAAGGGGTTTGTCTTTCAAAAGGCTAAGCACATGAtcctatttttattgttaaagaCACAACCAATTAAGATTCATTGTGTGGCaaactttgttttcttctttttcatttttcggGTCGAACCAGCATGTGACAAGGGATGGAGATTGGtaagatttttaattcaaaattctctgatggatgagaaaaaataatgagaatGCAGCTATCTCAAGTCTCAACTTCACTAAATAGAAGAATTATGTTTCAGGACACTTGAGAGGCTCCATAAACTTCCATGCACCAAAGAATggaatgcaaattaaaattatacttttGATCTACAAATTTGGCAGTAATATCTGCTATTcaccatctttttttttttttttttttttgggcagtTGTTCTCTTCAGTTCTTTTTGACTTACAGATGCAATTTAAAAGATGATGAGTAAAAGAAAGTAGCCATAATACCTCAGTTGTTCTCTTCAGTTCTTTTTGACTTACAGATGCAATTTAAAAGGTGATGAGTAAAAGAACGAGGAAATTGCACGGGATATGACTCAATACTTGCTAAATGCCAAGACTATGACCCAATTATTTACATGCCAAGACTATGACCCAATAACAAGTGAAAGTACACAAATACCCTTATAAGTaactaagttaaaaaaataaaagaaaacttgagTTAGGAAGTTTAGGAAGGCATTGAACTTGTATTCATTACTTTGATTAATTCATTTACCGTTATACAAGACAATAACACGTACCATATCCATTTACCTAAAAATTATGTGATGACAGAGTAagaatattaacaaaaataagctGTTAAAAGTTCTTCTAGACTTTTGTGCTTCAGTTCTAAACTTCTAGATTTATAGACTTATCTACAGGTCCACAAGTCTATAAGTAAAGAAGTCGCGAAAACGATAACCATGATAAACAAACTCATTTCGGCAGCAAATTTGATGTGTAAAAATTGtgttgaagaattttttgGAATCTGTTTGAATTTGTGAAGGGAAGGTGATGATTTTAGTAAGTGTTTGATAACAACTTAGAATGCTGGGCGCATTATAGTGCTGGGTGCATGCTTTTGTTGGAGATGATAAGGGCATTTTAGACTAGGGATCACCAAAATGTcatacaaatttaattgagtAAAAGTTGTCATATTTATGTAAACCGTACATGATTTtgtcatatataaataaaaaacccgAAAAGAACATAGCAAAAATACCTGAAACACATATGTAAGGAAATTCTGTTCAAGTACATCAATTTCCTCAGGAGATAAGTTCTGCTGCTCCAACTTCTGAGCCCCTGATACAGGATCAAAGAGAGAGTACAGTTGCTGCAAACATTGTAAATTTGTAGTTAAATTACGACAAAAAGGACAAAACACTGCCATAgcaaactaaataataaactgAATAAAACCGAGTTAAGAGGAAACAAGCTACCATCAAATCCTCAAACTGTAGCATATACCAAGCCCGAATAGTGTACTCAACTCTCTTGCAAAGCTTTAGAAACTCAGCCCGGTCAGAACTGTGTTCTGcagaacaataaaaaaaattgcatcaCCGTCAAGCAAACCAAAATGGAAaagtaagtaaataaatatatctagtaacataatagaattttttttaaaaaagaaatatattggTGTTTATTAATTCACATATAATAAGAAGGGGCAAAAAAAGGCAATGCTCATAATCCacatttaacccaaaaaaaataccCATTAGCCAAATTACAATCTAAACCAAACCCTTCTTTCGttttctttctaaatttaataacacCCAAGACAtccattctcatttttcttgctgGGGTATCACTAATTTCACACAAAATTGAACATAAATTAAATccaaagcaagaaaaaaatcaaagaaaggaaaaaaaaaagcgttaatgaagccaaaaaaaagaaaagtaaatgcaaacataaaaaagtgaaattgaaataCCAATGAGGTTGGCCAAAGTCATGATAAGCTTTGGTTTGAGAATGGGGATGACAGATTCCCGTTCCAATCGAATCACTTCTTTCTTCATGCTTTCGTTAGTTTCTGTCTCTCTGAGTCTCTGAATTCTCAAGGCGTTAAGAAGTTGTGATTTTCAAAGGCTTTTCAAGGGGTTATAAAAACTAAGAAGCAAGATAAGAATATTGGagagattaaaatttaaatgaaggGGCTTTGTATTTGGAATTTGATTATATGCTTTGCAAACAAGGCATCATCAGACTCGCATCACCGAGTTTGCCttaaaacaaaaccaaaataaataaataaataaataaataaaaaaagagccGTAACTGATAGCCAACTCACTCAGCAGAAGGCAACAAAACACAACACAACACAACAACCAGTTGCGTACTTGCGTTTGATGTTTAATTTCTGTCCTCAATGACTATATCTGTTAAGACCCTTCTAGTTGTTGCTGCAACCGGAGCGAAGATTTTCCTTCCTCtattcaaaaagataaaactacTGTTCGATCtcttttgttaaataatttatttttatttattgtttttatggGGTTCCATTTTTGGCAATTGAACTCGTTCGGTTACttgcttatttattatgtTCGTACGGTCATCCCAAACTTCAATTGCACTCCTTGTGAGTTAGAAGTAACTTTTTGTTTGTAGGGGGCTCCAATGAATAAATATGCTGTCACATGCTAAATCCAActgcattttattttctttatttagttCAGTACTTTCCATTCTTCTCATCTTCAATGATTATGGGCTTCAATGATGATAAGGCTAGTGGTAGTTTATGATATGATTTTAGAATATTTCAATACAAgtagtttcaaattttataaaatgtttaatgTGGATAGTGTAGAGGGATCTCTGGACCATAGcttgaaaatttacattta contains:
- the LOC102626068 gene encoding uncharacterized protein LOC102626068 — encoded protein: MKKEVIRLERESVIPILKPKLIMTLANLIEHSSDRAEFLKLCKRVEYTIRAWYMLQFEDLMQLYSLFDPVSGAQKLEQQNLSPEEIDVLEQNFLTYVFQVMDKSNFKITTDEEIDVALSGQYLLHLPITVNESKLDKKLLKRYFEEHHHDHLPDFADKYVIFRRGIGVDQTTDYFFMEKVDMLIGQFWSFLMRRTGLEKLLSRRSKRRHKPDPKKDDEINSETEQNDLSVERHRLENMELSFRNLLGKVTIQEPTFDRIIVLYRQASTKSKAERGVYLKHFRNIPMADMEIVLPEKKNPGLTPLDWVKFLVSAVVGLVAVITSAQLHEIDLWVGMAILSTVIGYCAKTYFTFQQNMAAYQNMITQSMYDKQLDSGKGTLLHLCDDVIQQEVKEVIISFFILMEQGKATRQDLDLRCEELIKEEFGESCNFDVDDAVHKLEKLGIVARDTIGRYYCVGLKRANEIIGTTTEEMVLKAQQGISTT